In the genome of Alkalinema sp. FACHB-956, one region contains:
- a CDS encoding alpha/beta fold hydrolase: MTVACSETTPYQIWEWQGFEIGYQTADFQSASVQSTSVQSTSVQSTSDQSETDLGPAVVLIHGFGASCYHWRKNIPVLAQTCRVYALDLIGFGRSAKPTPNQEIAYTFETWSQQIRDFCREVIGTPVFLVGNSIGCVAAMQAAVDEPDQVRGVVLLNCSLRLLHDRKREGQPWYKQLGAPILQSVLQNKAIGQFFFNQIAQPQAVKNILRQAYHRPEAVTDELVEYLLAPARDPGAVDVFLAFTAYSQGPLPEDLLPQLTCPTLVVWGEQDPWEPIELGRAFSQYPAVEQFIALPGVGHCPQDEAPELVNPIVQDWIQTHS, encoded by the coding sequence ATGACTGTTGCATGTTCAGAAACAACGCCCTATCAAATTTGGGAGTGGCAAGGGTTTGAAATTGGCTACCAAACTGCTGATTTCCAAAGTGCTAGCGTTCAAAGTACTAGCGTTCAAAGTACTAGCGTTCAAAGTACTAGCGATCAGAGTGAGACCGATCTCGGCCCCGCCGTTGTGCTGATCCACGGGTTTGGAGCCTCCTGCTACCACTGGCGCAAGAATATTCCCGTTTTGGCCCAGACCTGCCGGGTGTATGCCTTGGATCTGATTGGCTTTGGCCGATCGGCAAAACCGACCCCCAATCAGGAAATTGCCTACACGTTTGAGACCTGGAGTCAGCAAATTCGCGATTTCTGCCGAGAGGTCATTGGTACTCCGGTATTTTTGGTGGGAAATTCGATCGGGTGTGTGGCAGCGATGCAGGCAGCGGTGGATGAGCCGGATCAGGTGCGGGGCGTGGTTTTGCTGAACTGTTCCCTGCGGCTACTCCACGATCGCAAACGGGAGGGACAACCCTGGTATAAGCAGCTCGGTGCGCCGATTTTGCAGTCAGTTTTGCAGAACAAAGCGATCGGGCAATTCTTTTTTAACCAAATTGCCCAACCTCAAGCGGTCAAAAATATTCTGCGCCAAGCCTACCACCGCCCAGAGGCTGTGACCGATGAGTTGGTGGAGTACTTACTCGCCCCCGCCCGCGATCCCGGTGCCGTAGACGTTTTCCTGGCCTTTACCGCCTATTCCCAAGGCCCCTTACCGGAGGACTTGCTGCCCCAATTAACCTGTCCCACCCTCGTGGTTTGGGGGGAACAAGACCCCTGGGAACCGATCGAACTGGGTCGAGCCTTCAGCCAATATCCCGCCGTGGAGCAGTTTATTGCCCTACCCGGTGTCGGCCATTGTCCCCAGGATGAAGCCCCGGAGTTGGTCAACCCGATCGTGCAGGATTGGATTCAAACCCACTCATAA
- a CDS encoding stage II sporulation protein M, translating into MNIQRWIARKEPSWKQLETLLQKAEKKGIRSLTAAEIQSLSSLYRSVSADLARAKTTQASQTLIHALQGLTSRAYNQVYQGSRRQEWGKVWRFYRWGFPAVVQATWAYTALATALFLLGALLAWWLAWRDPDFIALIAPASLIEQVRDRGELWMGNIVGSEPLASSGIMVNNLVVSFRVIAGGITGGLLTTWALFFNGIMIGAIATLVGQNNLAYPFWAFVFPHGALELPAIFFAGGAGFLIARALLFPGQYRRVDAFKVYGTQAAQLVYGIVPMLVIAGTIEGFFSPNPIVPAPLKYLAGLLLLIGLITYCGQRTTDRPSARPSAMPQAED; encoded by the coding sequence ATGAATATTCAGCGATGGATTGCCCGTAAAGAGCCTTCTTGGAAACAGTTGGAAACCTTGCTGCAAAAAGCTGAGAAAAAGGGGATCCGATCGCTGACAGCGGCGGAAATTCAATCCTTGTCGAGTCTGTACCGATCGGTATCTGCCGATCTTGCTCGGGCGAAAACCACCCAAGCCAGCCAAACCTTAATCCATGCGCTTCAGGGGCTCACCAGCCGTGCCTACAATCAGGTGTACCAAGGTTCACGGCGGCAGGAATGGGGGAAGGTGTGGCGTTTCTACCGTTGGGGGTTTCCGGCGGTGGTGCAGGCGACTTGGGCCTATACGGCGTTGGCGACGGCTTTATTTTTGTTGGGAGCGCTCTTGGCTTGGTGGTTGGCTTGGCGGGATCCGGATTTTATTGCCTTGATTGCTCCGGCTAGCTTGATTGAACAGGTGCGCGATCGGGGGGAACTGTGGATGGGCAATATTGTCGGTTCGGAACCCTTGGCTTCTAGTGGCATTATGGTCAATAACCTGGTCGTGTCCTTTCGGGTGATTGCGGGGGGAATTACGGGGGGCTTACTGACGACTTGGGCGCTTTTTTTCAACGGCATTATGATTGGCGCGATCGCGACCTTGGTGGGACAAAACAACCTAGCCTATCCCTTTTGGGCTTTTGTGTTTCCCCATGGGGCGTTGGAATTGCCTGCAATTTTTTTTGCGGGGGGAGCCGGATTTCTGATCGCGCGGGCCTTGCTGTTTCCGGGGCAGTATCGCCGAGTCGATGCGTTTAAGGTCTATGGCACGCAAGCAGCGCAGTTGGTCTATGGCATTGTACCGATGCTCGTGATTGCCGGGACGATCGAAGGCTTTTTTTCGCCCAATCCGATCGTCCCGGCACCGTTGAAGTATTTAGCAGGTTTACTGTTGTTGATTGGCTTGATCACCTACTGTGGGCAAAGGACGACCGATCGACCGTCGGCTCGTCCGTCGGCAATGCCCCAAGCAGAGGACTGA
- a CDS encoding geranylgeranyl reductase family protein: MFDCIVVGAGPAGGSAAYHLAKRGRSVMVLERSALPRQKACSGGVSPAVGQWFDFDFSPVIAKKVSDIRYTWRVSDPVDASLNTPEPMWMVDRAAFDFYVLQQAEKLGAQWRDRTEVTGIEFRGDHWQVKTSDGELQARYLIAADGAKGPMAQWLGFKPRDVRTGALLELPIQDAHTRAQFDFGIIKNGFIWSFPKAEGYSIGTATFRGKGNEDLKAALSEYSSLQGYDLSQAKITEGAISVWDGDEQLHTRNALLAGETAGVVDPFTGEGIRPSMFSGVKAAEAIDQALTGNANALADYTQLIQEEWGKDMAWAQKLAGIFYRVPQIGYKVGVKRPTATDRLGKIMCGEMKYADVATRALKRLSGGLIPGLG, encoded by the coding sequence ATGTTTGACTGCATTGTGGTGGGCGCGGGGCCAGCAGGTGGATCTGCGGCCTACCATTTGGCCAAGCGGGGACGCTCTGTGATGGTGTTGGAGCGGTCGGCCCTCCCTCGGCAAAAGGCTTGCAGTGGGGGCGTGTCTCCTGCCGTGGGCCAATGGTTTGACTTTGACTTCAGCCCCGTCATTGCCAAAAAAGTCTCGGATATTCGCTATACCTGGCGGGTCAGTGATCCTGTGGATGCCAGTTTGAATACCCCGGAACCGATGTGGATGGTCGATCGGGCGGCCTTTGATTTCTATGTGCTGCAACAGGCGGAAAAATTAGGTGCCCAGTGGCGCGATCGCACCGAGGTCACGGGCATTGAATTTCGTGGTGACCATTGGCAGGTCAAAACCAGTGATGGCGAACTGCAAGCCCGCTATTTGATCGCCGCCGACGGAGCCAAGGGGCCGATGGCACAGTGGCTCGGGTTCAAACCTCGGGATGTGCGCACCGGAGCCTTGCTAGAGCTCCCGATTCAGGACGCCCACACCCGAGCCCAGTTTGACTTCGGCATTATCAAGAACGGCTTTATCTGGAGCTTCCCGAAGGCGGAAGGCTATTCGATCGGCACCGCCACCTTCCGAGGTAAGGGCAACGAAGATCTCAAAGCTGCACTGTCGGAATATTCCAGCTTGCAGGGCTACGATCTGAGTCAAGCCAAGATTACGGAAGGAGCCATTTCTGTTTGGGATGGCGATGAGCAACTGCATACCCGCAATGCTTTGCTAGCCGGAGAAACCGCAGGCGTGGTTGATCCGTTTACCGGCGAAGGGATTCGGCCTTCCATGTTCAGCGGGGTCAAGGCAGCGGAGGCGATCGATCAAGCGCTGACCGGCAATGCCAACGCCTTGGCCGATTACACCCAACTCATTCAAGAGGAATGGGGCAAGGATATGGCTTGGGCGCAAAAGCTAGCCGGAATTTTTTACCGAGTCCCCCAAATTGGCTACAAAGTCGGCGTGAAACGGCCTACCGCCACCGATCGGCTAGGCAAAATTATGTGTGGCGAAATGAAATATGCCGACGTGGCTACCCGCGCGCTGAAGCGATTGAGTGGTGGATTAATTCCGGGGCTGGGTTAA
- the cynS gene encoding cyanase, which translates to MSSVEIPALTQTLLAAKKQKGLTFADLESLLDRDEVWIAALFYGQAAASEDEASKLLTALDLPQTLVAELTACPTKGLGPIVPTDPLIYRFYEIMQVYGMPMKDVIQEKFGDGIMSAIDFTLDIEKVEDPKGDRVKVTMNGKFLPYKKW; encoded by the coding sequence ATGTCTAGCGTTGAAATTCCCGCATTGACGCAAACGCTGCTTGCCGCCAAGAAGCAAAAGGGCTTGACGTTTGCTGACCTGGAATCCTTACTCGATCGGGATGAAGTTTGGATTGCTGCTTTGTTCTACGGTCAAGCGGCGGCCTCGGAAGACGAAGCCAGCAAGTTGTTGACGGCGTTGGATTTGCCGCAAACGTTGGTTGCTGAATTAACCGCCTGCCCCACGAAGGGACTGGGGCCGATCGTTCCCACCGATCCGCTGATCTACCGCTTCTACGAAATCATGCAGGTGTATGGCATGCCCATGAAGGATGTCATCCAGGAAAAATTTGGGGATGGCATTATGAGCGCGATCGATTTCACGTTGGATATCGAGAAGGTGGAAGATCCCAAGGGCGATCGGGTGAAGGTGACCATGAATGGGAAATTCCTACCCTACAAAAAATGGTAG
- a CDS encoding DUF721 domain-containing protein, whose amino-acid sequence MAWQSLGKVLPQLHIPSPSIEQQNLDRIQTQWAAVVGATIAQHTRPVNLAQGILQVATVNSVWVQNLMFQQTALLAKLNQTLELQLVKIRFSTAQWFTQTDPPADPDPMLSSAQTWKQHPSLDPTIAGQYQLSLIYNTPETSFQQWATQVQARSQHWPTCPICQCPTPSGELDRWGSCSICMTKCQP is encoded by the coding sequence ATGGCTTGGCAATCCTTGGGGAAGGTTCTCCCCCAGCTACATATTCCCTCTCCCTCGATCGAGCAACAAAACCTCGATCGAATCCAGACCCAATGGGCCGCCGTGGTGGGAGCAACCATTGCCCAACACACCAGACCCGTCAACCTGGCCCAAGGAATCCTCCAAGTGGCAACGGTCAATTCGGTTTGGGTACAAAACTTAATGTTTCAGCAGACCGCACTACTGGCCAAACTTAACCAAACATTAGAACTACAGCTCGTCAAAATTCGGTTTTCCACGGCTCAATGGTTCACGCAAACGGATCCCCCAGCGGATCCCGACCCCATGCTGAGCTCCGCGCAAACCTGGAAACAGCATCCCTCTCTTGATCCCACGATCGCAGGCCAGTACCAACTTTCCTTGATTTACAACACTCCAGAAACCAGCTTTCAGCAGTGGGCTACCCAGGTTCAGGCCCGCAGCCAACATTGGCCAACCTGTCCTATTTGTCAGTGCCCCACACCGTCTGGAGAACTCGATCGCTGGGGATCATGTTCGATTTGCATGACAAAATGTCAACCTTAA
- the pyrH gene encoding UMP kinase, translated as MSVTYRRVLLKLSGEALMGDLNYGIDPEVVDSIAQEVADVVKSGVQVAIVVGGGNIFRGVSGAAAGMERATADYVGMIATVMNAITLQDALERINVPTRVQTAIAMQEVAEPYIRRRAIRHLEKGRVVVFGAGSGNPFFTTDTTAALRAAEIGADVLFKATKVDGVYDSDPKKNPEAKRFDTLTYSHVLTHDLKVMDAAAISLCRENHIPIMVFNLSVQGNVRRAVMGEPIGTIVGGDCDVS; from the coding sequence ATGAGCGTAACATATCGACGAGTGTTGCTGAAACTCAGTGGTGAAGCCTTGATGGGTGATTTGAACTATGGAATCGACCCTGAGGTAGTAGACAGCATTGCTCAAGAAGTTGCAGATGTGGTGAAGTCCGGTGTTCAGGTCGCGATCGTCGTTGGAGGCGGCAATATCTTCCGAGGCGTGAGCGGGGCTGCGGCTGGGATGGAACGGGCAACGGCGGACTACGTTGGGATGATTGCGACGGTTATGAACGCCATTACCTTGCAGGATGCACTGGAGCGGATTAACGTCCCCACCCGTGTCCAGACCGCGATCGCGATGCAGGAAGTGGCGGAACCCTACATTCGGCGGCGGGCAATTCGCCACCTAGAAAAGGGTCGTGTGGTGGTATTTGGCGCGGGTTCAGGCAATCCCTTCTTTACCACGGACACCACCGCAGCCCTCAGAGCCGCTGAGATTGGGGCAGATGTGCTGTTTAAGGCGACGAAGGTGGATGGGGTCTACGATTCGGATCCAAAGAAAAATCCTGAGGCGAAACGCTTTGACACCTTGACCTACTCGCACGTTCTGACCCATGATTTGAAAGTTATGGATGCAGCGGCGATTTCCCTTTGTCGAGAGAACCATATTCCCATCATGGTGTTTAACCTCTCTGTGCAGGGAAATGTACGCCGTGCCGTGATGGGTGAACCGATCGGGACGATTGTTGGAGGAGATTGTGATGTTAGCTGA
- a CDS encoding iron uptake porin, which yields MTSLTQFWLTQFWAVLKFPDLKTSSRFLLLVSSVVTTLVSVGLTANGAIAVESPSEKRIEQSLLESGHLLATSDLATSDLATLNAEKTENLGSSAIEAEDPQSDAMAQVTSVSQLSDVKPTDWAFQALQSLVERYGCIAGYPDKTYRGNRAISRYEFAAGLNACMDRINELVAASTATIAKKEDLETLRKLQEEFAAELATLRGRVDALEAKVATLERQQFSTTTKLFGQVILGLQGRSQNKAAFFPTNGPADTPDPGTNITFGYSANLSLVTAFSPKSLLLVGLQAGNLTTAPSLNNDVRLAYESNTGNSLRISDLTYRQMLGRNFAVVVGTEGLNAINVFRGANRVESAGSGPLSALAQRNPIVGIGAGSAGLGFDWQIAPRVSLQAVYSAGNANNPASKAGLFNGGYSLGTQLTLAPSRSIDLAIQYINSYNAAGDLGTALGDSQVTLGQPINTNAIGFSAAWRISPAITLGGWTGFTRSNLQGGSGGVNTFNWMAYLNFPDLGGRGNLAGLYVGQPPRITKSDLATGFNLPDISRGGIGEPGGQEKATTHVEAFYRMRLTDNISVTPGLMVIFNPANSNSETITVGAIRTTFTF from the coding sequence TCAATTTTGGGCAGTGTTAAAGTTTCCCGATCTCAAGACATCTTCACGGTTTCTACTATTAGTTTCTAGTGTAGTCACGACTCTAGTATCCGTCGGACTCACTGCAAATGGCGCGATCGCCGTAGAATCCCCTTCCGAAAAAAGAATTGAACAATCCCTTTTAGAGTCAGGTCACTTACTGGCCACATCAGATCTGGCTACATCAGATCTGGCTACATTAAATGCAGAGAAGACAGAAAACTTAGGTTCCAGCGCGATCGAGGCAGAAGACCCGCAATCCGATGCCATGGCTCAGGTCACTTCCGTATCGCAACTGAGTGATGTCAAACCCACCGACTGGGCCTTTCAAGCCCTGCAATCTCTAGTAGAACGCTACGGCTGCATTGCGGGCTACCCCGACAAAACCTATCGGGGCAACCGAGCCATCAGCCGCTATGAATTTGCAGCCGGTTTGAATGCCTGTATGGATCGGATTAATGAATTAGTCGCCGCATCCACCGCAACCATTGCTAAAAAAGAAGACCTCGAAACCCTACGAAAACTCCAAGAAGAATTTGCCGCAGAATTGGCTACCCTGCGAGGACGGGTCGATGCCCTGGAAGCCAAAGTGGCCACCCTCGAACGCCAACAGTTCTCCACCACCACCAAGCTATTTGGACAAGTGATCCTAGGCTTACAAGGCCGCAGCCAAAATAAAGCCGCCTTCTTCCCCACCAATGGCCCTGCCGATACCCCCGATCCCGGCACTAACATCACCTTTGGCTACAGCGCCAACCTCAGCCTGGTGACCGCGTTTAGTCCCAAAAGTTTACTCTTGGTGGGCTTACAGGCCGGGAATCTCACAACAGCCCCCTCCCTCAATAACGATGTTCGGCTGGCCTACGAAAGCAATACGGGCAACAGCCTGCGCATTAGCGACCTGACCTACCGTCAAATGCTGGGCAGAAACTTCGCAGTCGTCGTTGGCACAGAAGGGCTGAATGCAATCAACGTCTTCCGAGGCGCAAACCGAGTAGAAAGCGCCGGTTCCGGGCCATTGTCCGCCCTGGCACAACGGAACCCGATCGTGGGGATTGGGGCTGGCAGTGCGGGATTAGGCTTCGATTGGCAAATTGCCCCCCGCGTCAGTTTACAAGCCGTCTATTCCGCAGGCAATGCCAACAATCCTGCCTCTAAAGCGGGCTTATTCAACGGCGGATATAGTCTGGGCACACAGTTAACCCTGGCTCCCTCCCGCAGCATCGACCTCGCCATTCAATACATTAATTCCTACAACGCAGCGGGAGATCTGGGAACCGCCTTGGGCGACTCGCAGGTAACCCTGGGGCAACCTATCAACACCAATGCGATCGGCTTTTCTGCCGCCTGGAGAATCAGCCCAGCCATAACCTTAGGCGGGTGGACCGGCTTCACGCGATCGAACCTGCAAGGGGGCTCAGGGGGCGTCAACACCTTTAACTGGATGGCTTACTTGAACTTCCCCGACTTGGGCGGTCGAGGCAACTTGGCCGGCCTCTACGTTGGTCAGCCCCCCCGCATTACCAAGAGCGACCTGGCCACAGGGTTTAACTTGCCTGATATTTCCCGTGGCGGCATTGGTGAACCTGGCGGACAAGAAAAAGCCACCACCCATGTCGAAGCCTTCTACCGGATGCGCTTGACCGACAACATTTCCGTCACCCCCGGCTTGATGGTGATCTTCAATCCTGCCAATTCCAACAGCGAAACCATCACCGTTGGGGCCATTCGGACTACCTTCACGTTCTAG
- a CDS encoding PspA/IM30 family protein: protein MGLVDRVWRLVRANVNDWIEKNEDPEKILEQAVADMQDDLVRMRQAVAQAIATQKRTERQVTHAELQSNEWYRRAQLALQKGDEALAREALTRRKSYQETAEAMAGQLQQQGSVVVQLKQNLQQLESKLIDAKTKKDMYIARARAAKTSQQLNDMLGGIGTSNAIQAFERMEEKVLQLEAQAEVSAELSTDQLEKKFQALGEASEIDQELVALKTQLLGTTPTGQIGGSGGSSSATVGNSSAASSSSDPELEKLRREIRGI, encoded by the coding sequence ATGGGCTTAGTCGATCGGGTCTGGCGTTTAGTCCGGGCAAATGTCAACGATTGGATTGAAAAAAACGAAGACCCTGAGAAAATCCTGGAACAGGCAGTTGCGGATATGCAGGATGACCTGGTGCGGATGCGGCAGGCCGTAGCCCAGGCGATCGCGACCCAAAAGCGGACAGAGCGCCAAGTGACCCACGCGGAACTCCAGAGCAATGAATGGTACCGTCGAGCGCAGCTTGCCTTACAAAAAGGCGATGAAGCCCTCGCCCGCGAAGCTTTGACCCGACGCAAGTCCTACCAGGAAACCGCAGAGGCGATGGCGGGTCAACTGCAACAACAGGGCAGCGTTGTTGTGCAACTCAAGCAGAATTTGCAGCAATTGGAAAGCAAACTAATTGATGCGAAGACCAAGAAGGATATGTATATTGCCCGTGCCCGTGCTGCGAAGACCTCGCAACAGTTGAACGATATGTTGGGCGGTATTGGCACCAGCAATGCGATCCAAGCCTTTGAACGGATGGAAGAAAAGGTGCTGCAACTGGAAGCCCAAGCGGAAGTTTCGGCGGAACTGAGTACCGATCAGCTGGAGAAAAAATTCCAAGCGCTGGGGGAAGCCAGTGAGATTGATCAAGAACTCGTGGCGTTGAAAACTCAGTTACTGGGAACAACCCCAACGGGACAGATCGGCGGTTCTGGCGGTTCCAGTAGTGCAACGGTGGGAAATTCCAGTGCTGCCAGCAGCTCTTCCGATCCCGAGTTGGAAAAACTCCGCCGTGAGATTCGGGGCATTTAG
- a CDS encoding glutathione S-transferase family protein gives MLKLYGGARSRATIIHWYLEELGIPYEFVLLDMAAGAHQEPAFLAINPFGKVPAIEDGAFKLWESGAILLYLAEKYGGGFASVEEKSIANQWILFANSTLGTGIFIEANREREMPRLMGGLNSLLEKQPYIQGEQFTVSDVAVGSLLSYIPMMLKLDLSGYPAVLQYMQRLAERSAFQRAFSARPSN, from the coding sequence ATGCTGAAACTCTATGGTGGTGCTCGCAGTCGCGCCACAATTATTCATTGGTATTTAGAAGAACTGGGGATTCCCTACGAGTTTGTTCTTCTAGATATGGCGGCGGGAGCTCACCAGGAGCCAGCTTTTCTAGCCATCAACCCCTTTGGCAAAGTTCCAGCCATTGAGGATGGAGCGTTTAAGCTGTGGGAATCCGGAGCAATTTTGCTCTACCTTGCAGAAAAATATGGCGGCGGCTTCGCTTCTGTGGAAGAAAAGTCAATCGCGAATCAATGGATTTTATTTGCCAACTCCACCCTTGGAACGGGAATTTTTATTGAAGCCAATCGGGAAAGAGAGATGCCTCGCTTAATGGGGGGACTCAATTCACTATTAGAGAAACAACCGTATATCCAAGGGGAACAGTTTACTGTCAGTGATGTGGCAGTGGGATCGCTGTTAAGCTACATCCCCATGATGCTGAAACTCGATCTGAGTGGTTATCCAGCTGTCCTCCAGTACATGCAACGGTTGGCTGAACGATCGGCCTTCCAACGTGCTTTCAGCGCCCGTCCCAGCAATTAA
- a CDS encoding RDD family protein, with protein MKYFNRITLYTPESVALEFTLAGIGSRAFALLVDYHILALVIVVFIFLWLALSFQLTEYLLQRNIDYSGLGNWLIAIPFLIVFVIFVGYFIFFETLWKGQTPGKKWAKIRVIQDNGQPVGLRQSTLRALLRPIDDTLFLGFLFIVLGKQEKRIGDWAAGTVVVQEELPPVGSAAFPLSGQAQEVADRLLAVADLTQLLPDDFAIVREYLQRRNQLSADARATTSLNLAKQVQKVLTLDKLPFDMTPDLFLEGVYLAYQQQFGDRWLS; from the coding sequence ATGAAATACTTCAACCGCATCACCCTCTATACCCCGGAAAGCGTGGCCCTGGAATTCACCTTGGCGGGTATTGGTAGCCGCGCCTTTGCGCTCCTCGTGGACTACCACATTCTCGCCTTGGTGATTGTTGTCTTTATATTCCTCTGGCTGGCGTTGTCCTTCCAACTGACCGAATACCTTCTCCAACGCAATATTGACTATTCCGGCCTAGGCAATTGGCTGATTGCCATTCCCTTTTTGATCGTCTTTGTCATTTTCGTGGGGTATTTCATTTTCTTTGAAACCCTCTGGAAGGGGCAAACCCCCGGCAAAAAATGGGCCAAAATTCGCGTCATTCAGGACAATGGACAGCCCGTTGGCCTGCGGCAGTCCACCTTACGAGCGTTGCTACGCCCGATCGACGATACGCTGTTTCTAGGCTTTTTATTCATTGTGCTGGGTAAACAGGAAAAACGCATAGGCGACTGGGCTGCGGGAACGGTCGTCGTGCAGGAAGAGTTACCCCCCGTGGGATCGGCGGCCTTTCCGCTGTCGGGGCAGGCGCAGGAGGTCGCCGATCGCCTACTGGCCGTGGCCGACCTGACGCAATTGCTCCCCGATGATTTCGCGATCGTGCGGGAATACCTCCAGCGGCGCAACCAGTTATCAGCAGATGCCCGGGCCACCACAAGTCTTAACTTAGCCAAACAAGTCCAAAAAGTTCTGACTTTAGACAAATTGCCCTTTGATATGACTCCAGATTTATTCTTGGAAGGAGTGTACTTAGCCTACCAGCAGCAGTTTGGCGATCGCTGGTTGTCGTGA
- the frr gene encoding ribosome recycling factor, translated as MMLADVEERMKKSVESTVRAFNTIRTGRANSSLLDKITVEYYGSPTPLKQLANISTPDSTTLQIQPYDRTSLSSIEKAISLSDVGLTPNNDGTVIRLNIPPLTSERRKEFVKLAAKYAEEGKVAIRSIRRDGIDAVKKQEKDKEVSEDESRDLQDKLQKLTDKYISEVDRVLAEKEKDIMTV; from the coding sequence GTGATGTTAGCTGATGTTGAAGAGCGGATGAAAAAGTCGGTGGAGTCTACGGTGCGAGCGTTTAATACGATTCGGACGGGACGTGCCAATTCTTCTCTGCTAGACAAAATTACGGTGGAGTACTACGGTTCGCCGACTCCCCTCAAGCAATTGGCTAATATCAGCACGCCGGATTCGACGACGTTGCAGATTCAACCCTACGATCGCACGTCGCTATCGTCGATCGAGAAGGCGATTTCCCTGTCTGATGTTGGTCTAACGCCAAATAACGATGGAACGGTGATTCGTTTAAACATTCCCCCGCTGACCAGTGAGCGCCGGAAGGAGTTTGTCAAGCTGGCGGCGAAGTATGCTGAGGAGGGCAAGGTTGCCATTCGCAGTATTCGTCGGGATGGCATTGATGCGGTGAAAAAGCAGGAAAAGGATAAGGAAGTCTCGGAAGACGAGTCCCGCGACCTGCAAGATAAGCTGCAAAAGCTGACGGATAAGTACATCTCAGAAGTCGATCGGGTACTCGCTGAGAAGGAAAAAGACATCATGACGGTGTAG
- a CDS encoding thioredoxin family protein, producing MEGTAIGGYAPDFELPGADGSVHHLARYLEQYKAIGVVFMCNHCPYVKFYLDRLKQIQADFGGQGFTLIGINPNDGKQFPEDAFDQMQPFVEANGLNFPYLRDETQDVAHTFGAEKTPHVFLLNQQGILCYSGAVDDNAQNPAAVTQNHLRDAIARILADEAIVPTSTAPIGCSVKWRST from the coding sequence ATGGAAGGAACAGCGATCGGCGGATACGCGCCTGACTTTGAGTTGCCCGGTGCAGATGGATCTGTGCATCACCTAGCGCGGTATTTGGAACAATACAAGGCGATCGGGGTTGTTTTCATGTGCAATCACTGCCCCTATGTCAAGTTTTACTTGGATCGGTTGAAGCAGATTCAAGCGGACTTCGGAGGCCAGGGATTTACGCTCATCGGCATCAATCCCAACGATGGCAAACAATTTCCTGAAGATGCCTTCGATCAAATGCAGCCGTTCGTCGAAGCCAATGGCCTCAATTTTCCCTACCTGCGGGATGAAACCCAGGATGTAGCCCACACCTTTGGCGCGGAAAAGACACCCCATGTGTTTCTGCTGAACCAGCAAGGCATTCTCTGCTACAGCGGTGCCGTGGACGACAATGCCCAAAATCCAGCCGCCGTGACCCAAAACCACCTGCGGGATGCGATCGCGCGAATTTTGGCGGATGAAGCGATCGTGCCGACCTCAACGGCTCCGATTGGCTGCTCAGTGAAATGGCGATCGACTTAG